One Phalacrocorax aristotelis chromosome 10, bGulAri2.1, whole genome shotgun sequence genomic region harbors:
- the TMEM11 gene encoding transmembrane protein 11, mitochondrial: MAAWGRRRAGPGSTNSGGGRERVTLSSTDCYIVHEIYNGENAQDQFEYELEQALEAQYKYIVIEPTRIGDETARWITVGNCLHKTAVLAGTTCLFTPLALPVDYSHYISLPAGVLSVACCTLYGISWQFDPCCKYQVEYDAYKLSRLPLHTLTSSTPVVLVRKDDLHRKRLHNTIALAALVYCVKKIYELYAV; encoded by the exons ATGGCGGCGTGGGGAAGGAGGCGCGCTGGCCCCGGCAGCACCAacagcggcggcggccgggagAG GGTCACCTTGTCCTCCACGGACTGTTACATCGTGCATGAGATCTACAATGGTGAGAATGCTCAGGACCAGTTTGAGTATGAGCTGGAGCAGGCGCTGGAAGCGCAGTACAAGTACATAGTGATAGAGCCCACTCGCATTGGGGATGAGACGGCCCGCTGGATCACCGTCGGGAACTGCCTGCACAAGACGGCCGTGTTAGCGGGCACCACTTGTCTCTTCACCCCTCTGGCACTTCCAGTAGATTATTCTCACTAcatctccctgcctgctggtgtGCTGAGCGTGGCTTGCTGCACCCTTTATGGTATCTCCTGGCAATTTGATCCCTGCTGCAAGTACCAAGTAGAGTACGATGCCTATAAACTTTCCCGCCTGCCCCTGCATACGCTCACCTCCTCCACTCCGGTGGTGCTGGTGAGGAAGGACGACCTGCACAGAAAGAGACTGCATAACACGATAGCACTCGCTGCCCTGGTGTACTGTGTAAAGAAGATCTATGAACTCTATGCTGTATga